In a genomic window of Brassica rapa cultivar Chiifu-401-42 chromosome A10, CAAS_Brap_v3.01, whole genome shotgun sequence:
- the LOC103844816 gene encoding protein BOBBER 1 — MAIISEVEEESSSRPSMLPFRATFDSSDPLGFLQKVFDFLGEQSDYLKKPSAEEEIAAVVRAAKEKLNKAEKESVEKKPADPVEVKDSVKPTMAASSSKPLEDKKDGPIVPNKGNGTDLENYSWVQTLQEVTVNIPVPTGTKARSVVCEIKKNRLKLGLKGQDPIIDGELYRPVKPDDCYWNIEDQKMISILLTKQDQMEWWKCCVKGEPEIDTQKVEPENSKLADLDPETRSTVEKMMFDQRQKQMGLPTSDELQKQDILKKFMSQHPEMDFTNAKIN, encoded by the exons ATGGCGATCATCTCAGAGGTTGAAGAGGAAAGCAGCAGCCGACCCTCGATGCTGCCGTTCAGGGCGACCTTCGATTCTTCCGACCCATTAGGTTTCTTGCAGAAAGTGTTCGACTTTCTCGGCGAACAGAGCGATTACCTCAAGAAACCCTCCGCGGAGGAGGAGATCGCCGCCGTGGTAAGGGCAGCCAAGGAGAAATTGAATAAAGCGGAGAAGGAGAGTGTTGAGAAGAAGCCTGCTGATCCTGTTGAGGTGAAGGACAGTGTGAAGCCCACCATGGCTGCGTCAAGCTCAAAGCCTTTGGAAGATAAGAAAGATGGTCCCATTG TTCCTAACAAAGGTAATGGAACTGATCTTGAGAACTACTCATGGGTCCAGACTCTCCAGGAGGTCACAGTTAATATTCCAGTGCCTACTGGCACTAAAGCACGCTCTGTTGTTTGTGAGATTAAGAAGAACCGTCTTAAGCTTGGTCTCAAAGGGCAGGATCCAATCATCGAT GGAGAGCTCTACCGACCTGTGAAGCCTGATGACTGTTACTGGAATATCG AGGATCAGAAGATGATATCCATTTTGTTGACTAAGCAAGATCAGATGGAGTGGTGGAAATGCTGTGTGAAAGGTGAACCTGAAATCGATACCCAGAAAGTTGAACCAGAGAACAGTAAACTAGCTGACCTTGACCCTGAAACTCGCTCCACTGTTGAGAAAATGATG TTTGATCAAAGGCAAAAGCAGATGGGTCTTCCAACAAGCGACGAGCTACAGAAGCAAGACATTCTCAAGAAATTCATGTCTCAG CATCCAGAGATGGACTTCACAAACGCAAAGATAAACTGA